Part of the Zonotrichia albicollis isolate bZonAlb1 chromosome 2, bZonAlb1.hap1, whole genome shotgun sequence genome, ctccttctccttcttcttctccctctttgACTTATTCCTCATTATGTCATGCATCCTCTCAGTCCCCTGTGCTGCACTTTCAGATACTGTTTTGGTGACTGACTGTGATGGTTCCAAAAAGCCCCGTTTATCATGGTCCATGGCAGTTTTGTTCCTGATCTCAAAACCTTCAGTGTTGTGTCACCCAGAAAACCTGAGTAATTAGGTGTCACTACTATTACAGAATTTGTTATGTTCATTCTCTCACCTGTGCTCCTGAGTGGTGTATTTGAGCAATTCTGCAAGCTGCAGAGGGTACTTGCAGATTTTCTGAACAGGCGTAAGAAGAAAACCGTCAATGGCAATGTCAATCATCTGCTGAAGCAAGCGACAGGCCTCGAAGAAGTGGCGGTATTTGCCCTGCTTCATCAGTCTGGAGAGTTCAATGCAGGCACTGGGATGGTTGTTACAATACTCTGAATAAATAGCAAAGCCTTCTTGCtgttaaagaaaacaaaggtaCAACTTTACTAAAGTATTTGTCTATAAAGGAGAAAAGCAATTTTTGTAATATCTGTTATATATAATTAGATTAGGTAATCCATTTTCTATATTGCTTCCAGGCTGATCAGCCTTGAAAGTATGCAGAAATCTACTTTGCAGCTGTCAAAACCATGTACCCTTCTTTGTCAGAACACAGAAATAAAGGTCTCTTCTTGAGTCAGGATAATCAAACTCACTTTAAGAAGTATTTTTCTTTGGGGAAGACAGCTATAGGCTTACAAGTCTCTATCAAGAACTCACAGCCTATCTCCCCATTACCTACCTTTCTTAATGTCTGTATGAAGTTTCTGCTTGCTGAATATGAGATCACTGCAAACAATCCAGCCCATCTGTGATCATTAGAGTTTCAACAAAGAAACTTAAAACTGTTTACAAAATAACATGATTGCTAAAGATGAGGAGAAATCTAAAACAAATGTATAATTAATTCCAAGTTAGTTTACCTTCTAAAAGGCTGccaatttattatttaagaaGCGCTTGTTAGTAAAATCCCCTCCTAGTACGGTAACTTGGCTTTTTATTATCATATTTTGGTAATTTCATAAATAAAATCAACTTTTTTAACCTACATGTTGAAGAAAACATGACCCTATTTCACTTAGATGAGGTTCTTCTTTGTTGTACTGTTTCTCAAGATCCTTCAGAAACTTCCTTTGGAACTTGTAAATATCTTCAATATTTCCAAAAATGGTGCTTAGCTGAGCTGTGGTGAACATTCCTGTATGTTTGCGACACTGCCGAATGTAAccctgaaatgaaataaaaaacacTCCTTAGTCCAAGGATGTGAGACAGGTCCTACCCTGAACAAAATCATTTGAGCTGCCAAGGCCCCCACGGTCTCCAGGCAAGGGAGTGGTTTTCTAGACACACACACCCAGAAGTTCAGATTTGCACCTGAGATGTTCACATGTGGATTCCTGGCGTCCAGCCCCTGTCTCAGGGTACCCCAAGCAAAGCAGGGAACCTCCCAAGTGTAAAGCCCACCTGCATCTCCCTGTTGGCAATGCACTGCAGAGACTGGACCCCCAgaagagctgctgtgctcacagTCTCACAGCAGTTACAGGGCTCAGGGAGTGCAAAGGTTAACTGATGGGATAGGGGCTATCTGCCAGGCTCCTCCATTTGGCTGCTGGCAGGCAGGCCTCCCGCaaacagccttgggagcagaCGGCTGAAATAGCCTTGCAGTTGCTCTGGTGAGGTTTACCAGGAAGTAACACTGACTGTTGCTGGCACTGTTAGCAATATTCCTGTCTCCTCCACAGCCATCTGCTCTGAGAGCTGTGCAGTGGCTACGCTGCGAGCCAGCTACCGCATTTCCTATTGCACCAACAGGGAAAGCTAATTCCTGTGCGGCTCCTGTAATGTGGACTGCAGACACTTCTTGAATGTAAGACATGTTTTATGGGTACACTTTAGCTTCATGATCCTGGCTACAACCAGCTTGAGTGATTCATACAAGGGCTGAGCTTGCAAATTTGGGTTACTATCTGTGTAGCTTTTCTGGCTTAGTCTCACTTGAGTGTATTTTCAGCCTTATGTGCTACGTGCACTACCCTACAGATTCACTCTGAGGACAGCAGAGTATCTCTACCCCACAGGTTAAGCGTGGCCCATTGCTTCTCTTCTTGGAAAATGTATGCTTGCTCTCTTGTACTAAACTCAGAAGCTTGCCAGATATTAAAAACCAGGTATAGGATATACGTAttagagaaaattaattaattaatatttgcCTAAGACTTAACAGGTCAGTAAAATATGAGAGTCATGTCCTAGGACTCAGCtagccatggcagcagcataGCAGAGTGTACAAATTTTTCCCTGGTCTTTCATGAACACAATCTAGCTTAAGTAAATAATGAATATAAATAACAAAATTTacatttaatgttttaaaattagCCAGCTGGTAACCAATTTTTGTcctttctctcatttttttctctcttcaagAAAAGGGCCTGATctaaaaatggaaaggaaaaaaaaaagaacaaataaaaacctACCCATGCCTTGTCTACTTTGCTGTGAATTAAATGATCTAATGGTAAGTGGTGGACTAAAGGATGACAGCATGACAAATACAAGGACGGACCTAGCAAACTAAGGCTACTAAGAATATTTTTGTAGGTTGCTTAGCACCATTCCAGATGCAAACCTCAAAGACAAGTCAAATACAGGTCAAATGCATCATAACTCATATCAGAAGAGGCAAACTTCAGTGAAAAGTATTAAGAAGCTTCTTGCCCAAGTGTGAACCTCCAACAAATAttgagaaaaaaagcagaagacCACCCTCATTTTATGGTTCAAACAAGTAAGGCAGATCTAAAACACATTTAGATTTCTTCATAACTCCTAGGCATCCAGTAAAAATCCCCTCACTTGAGAAAACGGGGGGATAAACCATTTATCAAATACTCTTTCTAAGTTACTTCCAAGAAGTTTTGTCACTGAACTGCAAATTATTTTACTACAGTTACCCAAAGTTCTCTATACAGCGGCAAAAAGCTCTAAATAAACTGGACTTCCTTCTCTCATTTATTATAGAAATAGCAGTCAGAGGGGCACTTATTTGCTTTCAAAAATGgaagttttttaaaagaaaggaagcaATGGCTCATGGCAGTCATCAGAGAGGAAAGTCGTAAGAGGAAACGAAGAATTGGACTGACAGCGTCAGAAGCGCAATTGGGAGTATTTTGAAATAAGAAACCACTGTGGTTCTCAACTTATATGGAATGATTTGTTCTCATTAGGTCAGTAGAACGTCCTCAGGTTAAAGCATGTACCTCACAGATGTCCTTGAGATGCTTGATATAGACTCGTTCTGTTTTCATAATTTCCTGTATAACGTTGGTTCTCATCTGATCCCTGTTTTCAGCTATTTTCTGGCGATGCTTGCTAGTATCTGAATCTTGTTCTTCGTCCTGGATATTACTACAATTTTCTGGCACTTCTTCCTGATTAACTCGCAGCTGCAGCCAGAACAAACAAAGCAATTAGAGTGAAGCAGAAAGTTTTACAATGTGTGGTAAAACTGTTATAAACTTCTTATACCTAAGAGAAGAGTGGGTACAGACATGTTCTCATTCTTATCTTACAGAGGGGGCTTCACAACAGGATTTATCTCATTGTACTCACTGCATATTCAAATAAAGGGTTGGGATTTCTGTCTGGTTAAATACATGACTTCTACTCACAGTATTTGAGAGAGACCATTGTGCTGTCCATGTTGTTTTCAGAGTTAAGCTTATTTCTGACCCTTACCCATACCCAATAGTTAATGTGTTTGGCCAAGTTAGCATAGGGTAAAAATTACAAAAGCAGACACTCAACCACTTTTAAATAGTTTCCCTGTGCCCCATCTGTATGGCGTACACAGCAGCACCTCCTTTTCTCACTTCTCTCTGATTGCCCAGGTTGCCTAGAGATctaggaaagggaaagggagcaACCACCTGCTGCACTTTGTGTATGTAGTACTTCATGCAGTGCAGTCCAAGTTTCACTACAGGTTATCAAAAGGCAgttcaaattattttctaaaatatatttcaattttttactATCTGAGAGTTGCACTGGTATTAATCTGGGTGAGTTCTGACTGTGGAGTTCAGACTGTGAACCAGATTTCTACACAATGTCCTTGATAATAAATTAAGCCCTTGATAATAAATTAAACCCTATTTCACCACGAAATCCCTGCTGCACAGCTCTCCCCTGCCCTTATGAGAACTGTTGTGTCCTTTCTGTGTACACTGATGACTTTCTGGTTGAGCTTTCTGCTCTTGTAATCTCTGTTTGAGAAAGCTGTTTGGTTACAAAGAGACCAAATGAAGAAGACAGAGTAAAAGTTGTCAGGGAAGCTAAGGGATGTGATTCTCTACTGCCTTTTTCCTTGTGAACTCCTTAGGGGTTATGCCACTGAGGTTCAGTTGTAAACATGATGAGGATCAGGTATGAAATGTAATGCCATGACAACTGTTGCACTCTGCTAGGAATCTTGCAATGGTGCAAAAGCAAGAAGCAAAAGAGTTACTCACCCTGACAAAGCTAGCTGGAAACCAGGCCTCCTTGTCCTCATTTCTTCCCCACCACCAGTCTTTGTTGGAAGCTTCTAGAACTCTAATGACATCTCCAGCTTTGAAGCCCAGCTCTTGATCATCCATAGTGACATGGTCCCAGAGAGCCTCTGCATAGACGACGGTGCCATCGCTTATCAGCTAAGATAGGAAGAAAATGAGATTGCAAAGGACAGGAGATAAACTATGAAGTGTTTATAAACTACAAAGATATCAATATAGGTCACTAGATTGCTTACTATTACTCCTGTTACAGGATAAAActaaaatttcagattttcagaaATCTCCGCATATTCTCATTCGTGAAAACAATTAGAATCCTGCTCCAGAGTAGGATTATATAGGGTAACAGTTACAGTCTGTGACAGTTTAAAACTCAGAGGGAAAATTAAACCCACTCAAATTGTCCCCTTTCCCCCACTCCCTTCCTGGAAACACTAGGAGAAGTTATAGAAGGAATCACAATTTACTGAAAAACTGCAATAATCATAATAATGCTAGTAAAAGAGTGTACAAAACAAAGTTTTACCCACAAAATGGTATTTACCACTGAGCAAACAAAAGTCCCTCCCAAAGAAACTAGCTACTGCCATTGGATATTTTATGACTATGAAATCTCAGACTATGGAAAACATCCCTCCACATCccccacccctgtccctgccctccctgtgtCATCATTCCAGCAATGCAAAGCCCCGGACATTACCTCATTAATTGCTAGCTGTTCCCCTCcgggctgcaggtacctgggagCAGCTTGGCAGAGCTCCTCATAGCTGTAATCTTCCTCACTGCCATTGTCATCCACTAAGGCTGAAGATTCAGTCCCACCATCTGCAGCAACTAAAAACAAAAGTGCAACAGCTGTTTGCTTCATCATTTTATGATTCAAAGAAAGACAACAATGAAAGAGGAATTGCTGAGAAATCGCCTTTGTTGTCACAAATGAAACAGTAACAGCAGGAGTGGAGGGTAGCAGAGCTCTCAGGAAAAGCACCTTTCCGTCATTAAATATGTTTTACTCATTTTTAGAATTTCACATTTAGCAGCTGATTAAACTTTTGTACACAAAAAACACATAACTACAACAATTCCTTACTTATTTGTTATCAGTAAACCTTAAATGGCCAGTATCAGAAGGAAAGCCTCCAATGCcatttcccaggcagcagatgtGAGAGCCCC contains:
- the SPATA13 gene encoding spermatogenesis-associated protein 13 isoform X7; translation: MVARGAMARFWSLESLQMVAADGGTESSALVDDNGSEEDYSYEELCQAAPRYLQPGGEQLAINELISDGTVVYAEALWDHVTMDDQELGFKAGDVIRVLEASNKDWWWGRNEDKEAWFPASFVRLRVNQEEVPENCSNIQDEEQDSDTSKHRQKIAENRDQMRTNVIQEIMKTERVYIKHLKDICEGYIRQCRKHTGMFTTAQLSTIFGNIEDIYKFQRKFLKDLEKQYNKEEPHLSEIGSCFLQHQEGFAIYSEYCNNHPSACIELSRLMKQGKYRHFFEACRLLQQMIDIAIDGFLLTPVQKICKYPLQLAELLKYTTQEHSDYSNIKAAYEAMKNVACLINERKRRLESIDKIARWQVSIVDWEGPDVLARSSELIHSGELTKISKQGKSQQRTFFLFDHQLVFCKKDLLRRDILYYKDRIDMDETEIVDTEDGRDKDFNINVKNAFKIINRTTEEVHLFCAKKQEDKKRWMEACENERRRVREDKEMGMEISENQKKQAMQNARKSRQGKIKGVSYNGCPLPPLHQTLHPLHQRHITVPTSVPQQQVFALAEPKRKPSLFWHTFNKLTPFKK